A region of Halalkaliarchaeum desulfuricum DNA encodes the following proteins:
- a CDS encoding elongation factor EF-2 yields the protein MGRRKKIVQECERLMDNPENIRNIAIAAHIDHGKTTLTDNLLAGAGMISEDLAGQQLAMDTEEDEQERGITIDAANVSMTHEYQDTNHLINLIDTPGHVDFGGDVTRAMRAVDGALVVVDAVEGTMPQTETVLRQALRENVKPALFINKVDRLINELQEGPEEMQQRLQDVIADVNELIRGMAEEKYEEEGWKVSVEDGTVAFGSALYNWAVSLPSMQETGISFGEIIEMERNDQRDELRRRSPLSNVVLDMVAEHFPNPVKAQPERVPTIWRGDDTLDISEQMQFVDDEGEVVFMVTDISMDPHAGEIATGRLFSGTLEKGQELYVSGTAGKNRIQSVGIFMGGEREEVDRVPAGNIASVTGLRDAIAGSTVSSVEMTPFESIEHISEPVITKSVEAEKMDDLPKLIEVLQQVSKEDPTIKIEINEDTGEHLISGQGELHLEVITQRIERNNDIPVITGEPIVVYREQPQQDSDEVEGISPNRHNRFYITVEPLADDIVEGIKLGNISMDMPELERREELQECGMDKDTSQNVEDIHKTNVFVDDTKGIQHLNETMELVIEGIVEALDDGPLAAEPVQGALLRLHDARLHEDAIHRGPAQVIPAVRQAVHRALIDGEIRLLEPIQQVRIDVPNEHMGAASGEIQGRRGRVDDMYQEGDLMVVEGIAPVDEMIGFASDIRSATEGRASWNTENAGYRVMADNLQNEKIMEIRERKGMKLELPPSIDYF from the coding sequence ATGGGTCGACGGAAGAAAATCGTACAAGAGTGTGAGCGGCTGATGGACAATCCGGAGAACATCCGGAACATCGCCATCGCCGCACACATCGACCACGGCAAGACGACGCTTACAGACAACCTCCTTGCGGGCGCCGGCATGATCTCCGAGGATCTGGCCGGCCAGCAGCTCGCGATGGACACCGAGGAGGACGAGCAGGAGCGTGGGATCACCATCGACGCGGCGAACGTGTCCATGACCCACGAGTACCAGGACACGAACCACCTCATCAACCTGATCGACACGCCCGGCCACGTCGACTTCGGCGGCGACGTCACGCGGGCAATGCGCGCCGTCGACGGCGCGCTCGTGGTGGTCGACGCCGTCGAGGGGACGATGCCCCAGACGGAGACGGTGCTCCGGCAGGCGCTGCGCGAGAACGTAAAGCCCGCGCTGTTCATCAACAAGGTCGACCGGCTCATCAACGAGCTCCAGGAGGGGCCCGAGGAGATGCAACAGCGCCTCCAGGACGTTATCGCCGACGTCAACGAGCTCATCCGCGGGATGGCAGAAGAGAAGTACGAGGAGGAAGGCTGGAAGGTGTCCGTCGAGGACGGCACCGTCGCGTTCGGCTCCGCGCTGTACAACTGGGCAGTGTCGCTGCCGTCGATGCAGGAGACGGGGATCTCCTTCGGCGAAATCATCGAGATGGAACGCAACGACCAGCGCGACGAGCTCCGCAGGCGGTCGCCGCTTTCGAACGTCGTGCTCGACATGGTCGCCGAGCACTTCCCGAACCCCGTGAAGGCACAGCCAGAACGGGTGCCGACGATCTGGCGGGGCGACGACACCCTCGATATCTCCGAACAGATGCAGTTCGTCGACGACGAGGGCGAGGTAGTCTTCATGGTGACCGACATCTCGATGGACCCCCACGCCGGCGAGATCGCGACCGGTCGGCTGTTCTCCGGCACCCTCGAGAAGGGCCAGGAGCTGTACGTCTCCGGCACCGCCGGGAAGAACCGGATCCAGTCGGTCGGGATCTTCATGGGCGGTGAGCGCGAGGAGGTCGACCGCGTCCCCGCGGGGAACATCGCCTCAGTGACGGGGCTGCGCGACGCGATCGCCGGCTCCACCGTCTCCTCGGTCGAGATGACGCCGTTCGAGTCGATCGAGCACATCTCCGAGCCGGTGATCACCAAGTCCGTCGAGGCGGAGAAGATGGACGACCTGCCGAAGCTCATCGAGGTGCTCCAGCAGGTGTCCAAGGAGGACCCGACGATCAAGATCGAGATCAACGAGGACACCGGCGAGCACTTGATCTCCGGGCAGGGCGAGCTCCACCTCGAGGTGATCACCCAGCGCATCGAGCGCAACAACGACATCCCGGTGATCACCGGCGAACCGATCGTCGTCTATCGCGAACAGCCCCAGCAGGATAGCGACGAAGTCGAAGGGATTTCGCCGAACCGCCACAACAGGTTCTACATCACGGTCGAGCCGCTCGCCGACGACATCGTCGAGGGGATCAAGCTCGGCAACATCTCGATGGACATGCCCGAACTGGAGCGCCGCGAGGAACTCCAGGAGTGCGGCATGGACAAGGACACCTCCCAGAACGTGGAGGACATCCACAAGACGAACGTCTTCGTGGACGACACGAAAGGGATCCAGCACCTCAACGAGACGATGGAGCTGGTGATCGAGGGGATCGTCGAGGCGCTGGACGACGGCCCGCTGGCCGCAGAACCAGTCCAGGGCGCGCTGTTGCGCCTCCACGACGCCCGGCTGCACGAGGACGCCATCCACCGCGGTCCAGCACAGGTGATCCCGGCGGTTCGGCAGGCGGTCCACCGCGCGCTCATCGACGGCGAGATCCGCCTGCTCGAGCCGATCCAGCAGGTCCGGATCGACGTCCCCAACGAGCACATGGGCGCCGCCTCCGGCGAGATCCAGGGCCGTCGTGGCCGCGTCGACGACATGTACCAGGAGGGCGACCTCATGGTCGTGGAGGGCATCGCCCCCGTCGACGAGATGATCGGATTCGCGAGCGACATCCGATCGGCCACGGAGGGACGCGCCTCCTGGAACACCGAAAACGCCGGCTATCGAGTGATGGCCGACAACCTCCAGAACGAGAAGATCATGGAGATCCGCGAGCGCAAGGGCATGAAGCTCGAGCTGCCGCCGTCGATCGACTACTTCTAG
- a CDS encoding DUF5781 family protein, whose product MDVRVQGNAIASPFLSAVDVFETEYDLEKPVKVHVREDPDERTWAAHYPTHHTLNISATAATSAMARELALHEFSHMARYEQGHPSHLQSTEEALFLALAGESVERHKLAHCYQIANHMKDIYADDITLDLAPADKLVSFLESRLAAAVADRPTAPPRPGSRLATAGSDPEITAVNAAFALALVERHDLVSREHRLYDLARVAESDAPSIDVRAFKRRFRTLGPDPSESGYRKALVDATRAYAADRGA is encoded by the coding sequence ATGGACGTTCGCGTACAGGGGAATGCTATCGCGAGTCCGTTCTTGAGCGCGGTCGACGTGTTCGAGACCGAGTACGACCTCGAGAAGCCGGTGAAGGTTCACGTACGCGAGGACCCCGACGAGCGGACCTGGGCGGCACATTACCCCACCCACCACACACTCAACATCTCTGCGACGGCGGCCACGAGCGCAATGGCCCGCGAACTCGCGCTCCACGAGTTCTCGCATATGGCCCGCTACGAGCAGGGACATCCCTCGCACCTGCAGTCGACCGAGGAGGCGCTGTTTCTGGCACTCGCTGGCGAATCCGTCGAGCGGCACAAACTCGCTCACTGTTACCAGATCGCAAATCACATGAAGGACATCTACGCCGACGACATCACACTCGACCTCGCGCCGGCGGACAAACTGGTGTCGTTTCTGGAGTCGCGACTGGCGGCTGCCGTCGCCGATCGACCGACGGCTCCGCCCCGACCGGGATCGCGGCTCGCGACGGCCGGGTCGGATCCGGAGATCACCGCAGTGAACGCGGCGTTCGCGCTGGCGCTCGTCGAACGTCACGACCTCGTCTCCCGCGAGCATCGCCTGTACGATCTGGCTCGCGTCGCCGAAAGCGACGCCCCCTCGATCGACGTGCGGGCGTTCAAGCGACGGTTCCGAACGCTGGGGCCGGATCCCAGCGAGAGCGGCTATCGGAAGGCGCTGGTGGACGCAACCCGGGCGTACGCCGCCGATCGCGGCGCCTGA
- a CDS encoding PQQ-dependent sugar dehydrogenase, whose product MKRLTRRRALSALGTGSIVVAAGCLGDDDPDSDGEPEADESGEATDPDPVEAEYDLSVDHDINTWDGYDPEWEPPTEPPEDEYAVETLVEGLEIPWDLAFAPDGELFVSERPGRILRYDAGTVEAIAEPDDVVDAEAIDVGDEGGWWAGGGEGGLMGIAVHPNYPDVPLLYVYYTYDGHGGERNRLAYYDVSADEPAETHTTVFEDVPGDRIHNGGRIAFGPKNYLWIATGDAGSPEQHSQDPSSLAGKILRIEPDGSAPEDNPDLGDGADPRVFTYGHRNAQGISFFPDGTPVISEHGPSARDEVIVLASGENHGWPDARDGEEYPGTDFARPAINSGTSDTWAPAGTVFYTGGAVPSLRNRLLVGGLGSEQLYVVTLSPAGEPEPDAERGIRYDEDWLDPDWQATAHSVFEGEHGRIRHVEQGPDGTLYAVTSNRDGRASDAFPQEGDDRLVRITPP is encoded by the coding sequence ATGAAACGATTGACGCGCCGTCGAGCCCTCTCGGCGCTCGGCACCGGTTCGATAGTGGTTGCGGCGGGCTGTCTGGGAGACGACGATCCCGACAGTGACGGGGAACCCGAGGCGGACGAATCGGGGGAGGCGACCGATCCAGATCCTGTCGAAGCAGAGTACGATCTTTCGGTCGACCACGACATCAATACGTGGGACGGCTACGATCCAGAATGGGAACCGCCGACAGAGCCGCCGGAGGACGAGTACGCCGTCGAGACGCTCGTCGAGGGACTCGAAATCCCGTGGGACCTCGCGTTCGCGCCGGACGGCGAGTTGTTCGTTTCGGAACGTCCCGGACGGATACTCCGGTACGACGCCGGTACAGTCGAGGCCATCGCCGAACCCGACGACGTCGTCGACGCGGAGGCGATCGACGTCGGGGACGAGGGTGGATGGTGGGCCGGCGGCGGCGAGGGCGGCCTGATGGGCATTGCCGTCCACCCGAACTATCCCGACGTCCCGCTCCTGTACGTCTATTACACCTACGACGGTCACGGCGGCGAACGCAATCGCCTGGCCTATTACGACGTGAGCGCGGACGAACCCGCAGAGACTCACACGACTGTGTTCGAAGACGTCCCCGGCGATCGGATCCACAACGGCGGTCGGATCGCGTTCGGCCCCAAAAACTACCTGTGGATCGCGACCGGCGACGCCGGGTCGCCGGAGCAGCACTCGCAGGATCCCTCGTCGCTCGCGGGGAAGATCCTCCGGATCGAACCCGACGGCTCCGCGCCCGAGGACAACCCTGATCTCGGCGACGGCGCCGATCCGCGTGTGTTCACGTACGGCCACCGGAACGCCCAGGGGATTTCGTTTTTCCCGGACGGGACCCCGGTCATTTCCGAACACGGCCCCAGCGCCCGCGACGAGGTCATCGTGTTGGCGTCGGGGGAGAACCACGGCTGGCCTGATGCCCGCGACGGCGAGGAATATCCGGGCACCGACTTCGCCCGTCCCGCGATCAACAGCGGCACGTCCGACACCTGGGCGCCGGCCGGGACGGTCTTTTATACGGGCGGAGCGGTGCCGTCGCTGCGCAATCGGCTGCTGGTGGGCGGGCTCGGCTCCGAACAACTGTACGTCGTGACGCTCTCGCCGGCCGGCGAGCCCGAACCGGACGCAGAACGGGGAATCCGGTACGACGAGGACTGGCTCGATCCCGACTGGCAGGCGACCGCTCACTCGGTGTTCGAAGGCGAACACGGACGGATACGGCACGTCGAGCAGGGACCCGACGGGACGCTGTATGCGGTCACGTCGAACCGGGACGGCCGGGCGAGCGACGCCTTCCCGCAGGAGGGCGACGACCGACTGGTGAGAATCACGCCGCCGTAG
- a CDS encoding 30S ribosomal protein S7 — MSESESDTEAEVDSEAEAEESDGSSTALLFGVWDVSDMEYSDPSTQRYINVTPVAHTMGRHSSKQFEKSEISIVERLINRLMQTDENTGKKQQTLNIVRDAFEIVHERTEENPVQVLVRAVENAAPREETVRLKYGGISVPKAVDVAPQRRVDQALKFIAEGVQNATFKSPTPAAEALATQLIGAANYDVQAYPISQKEERERVAAAAR, encoded by the coding sequence ATGAGCGAATCAGAGTCCGACACTGAGGCGGAAGTCGATTCCGAAGCGGAGGCCGAAGAGTCCGACGGATCGTCGACAGCGCTGTTGTTCGGTGTCTGGGACGTAAGCGACATGGAGTACTCGGATCCGAGCACGCAGCGGTACATCAACGTCACGCCGGTGGCGCACACGATGGGACGTCACTCGTCCAAGCAGTTCGAGAAAAGCGAGATCTCGATCGTCGAGCGCCTCATCAATCGGCTGATGCAGACCGACGAGAACACGGGCAAGAAACAGCAGACGCTCAACATCGTTCGTGACGCCTTCGAAATCGTTCACGAGCGCACCGAGGAGAACCCCGTTCAGGTACTCGTGCGCGCCGTGGAAAACGCGGCACCCCGCGAGGAGACGGTCCGGCTGAAGTACGGCGGGATCTCCGTCCCGAAGGCCGTCGACGTCGCACCCCAGCGACGGGTCGACCAGGCGCTGAAGTTCATCGCCGAGGGCGTCCAGAACGCCACGTTCAAGTCGCCGACGCCGGCGGCTGAGGCGCTTGCAACCCAGTTGATCGGTGCCGCCAACTACGACGTCCAGGCGTACCCGATCTCCCAGAAGGAAGAGCGCGAACGGGTCGCCGCCGCGGCGCGATAA
- a CDS encoding 30S ribosomal protein S12 — protein MANGKYAARKLKKDRQKRRWSDSEYARRERGLKKKSDPLEGAPQGRGIVLEKVGIEAKQPNSAIRKCVRVQLIKNGKQVTAFCPGDGAISFIDEHDEVTIAGIGGAKGRAMGDLSGVNYKVEKVNGVSMIELVRGNAEKPVR, from the coding sequence ATGGCGAACGGCAAATACGCCGCCCGCAAGCTCAAAAAGGACCGGCAGAAGCGACGCTGGTCCGACTCCGAGTACGCTCGGCGCGAGCGCGGGCTCAAAAAGAAGTCCGACCCGCTCGAGGGCGCCCCGCAGGGACGCGGGATCGTTCTCGAGAAGGTCGGCATCGAGGCAAAGCAGCCGAACTCCGCGATCCGAAAGTGTGTTCGCGTTCAGCTGATCAAGAACGGAAAGCAGGTAACGGCCTTCTGTCCGGGCGACGGCGCGATCTCCTTTATCGACGAGCACGACGAGGTCACGATCGCCGGGATCGGCGGCGCGAAGGGTCGTGCGATGGGCGACCTCTCGGGCGTGAACTACAAAGTCGAGAAGGTGAACGGCGTGTCGATGATCGAACTCGTTCGCGGTAACGCGGAGAAGCCGGTTCGATAA
- a CDS encoding RAD55 family ATPase → MTDTDAGGETDRADEDGLDRLFPFEESPEDPEREADESEGEGHSGESDDTGVLDDAAVAPDDPDSNADSSTDPQMNAGNGSSTADKAVATGEIGDDAQLGEDAELDEDAELDEDVELGGGTLGPAGDPGPTSSGEGKLDADLSAIEDEPRVEREQPPEQPAGNRLSTGIEPLDRQLDGGIPPGRLVTFVAPPDTQSELLIKELASERNTLYLSTIRPRWEIEEELRDHIQRNHDSGGAREARIEQLPTDARLETARTYIDDLENRSLLIVNAANELEIEAEHRYAEFLNAVKEALWDTASIGLFYQVKDEQSPPGRTITLRRCDLVWELHKSMENTGIDNYLEVSKFRGGSALSDPLKLKLTDEVEIDTSRDIA, encoded by the coding sequence ATGACCGACACCGACGCTGGAGGGGAGACGGATCGGGCGGACGAGGACGGACTCGACCGGTTGTTCCCGTTCGAGGAGAGCCCCGAAGACCCGGAACGCGAGGCCGACGAGTCGGAGGGCGAGGGACACAGTGGAGAATCCGACGATACAGGAGTCCTCGACGATGCCGCTGTCGCTCCCGACGATCCCGATTCGAATGCTGATAGCTCCACCGACCCGCAAATGAACGCCGGCAACGGGAGTTCTACTGCCGACAAGGCGGTGGCTACTGGAGAGATAGGCGATGACGCGCAACTCGGCGAGGACGCAGAACTCGACGAGGACGCAGAACTCGATGAGGACGTAGAACTCGGCGGAGGGACGCTCGGTCCCGCGGGCGATCCCGGACCGACCAGTTCGGGAGAGGGAAAACTCGACGCCGACCTTTCGGCGATCGAAGACGAACCACGGGTCGAACGGGAACAACCGCCGGAACAGCCCGCCGGCAACCGGCTCTCGACGGGGATCGAGCCGCTCGACCGGCAGCTCGACGGGGGGATCCCACCCGGCCGACTCGTCACGTTCGTCGCACCACCCGACACCCAAAGCGAGCTACTCATAAAGGAACTGGCCAGCGAACGGAACACGCTGTACCTGTCGACGATCCGCCCGCGCTGGGAGATCGAAGAGGAGCTCAGAGATCACATCCAGCGAAACCACGACTCGGGGGGCGCCAGAGAAGCCCGGATCGAGCAGCTCCCCACGGACGCGAGGCTCGAAACGGCACGGACGTACATCGACGACCTCGAAAACCGGTCGCTTTTGATCGTAAACGCCGCAAACGAGCTGGAAATCGAGGCAGAACACAGGTACGCCGAGTTCCTGAACGCGGTCAAGGAGGCGCTGTGGGACACCGCGAGCATCGGCCTGTTCTATCAGGTCAAGGACGAACAGTCCCCGCCGGGTCGGACGATAACCCTGCGCCGCTGTGACCTGGTTTGGGAACTCCACAAGTCCATGGAGAACACCGGGATCGACAACTATCTCGAAGTGTCGAAGTTCCGCGGGGGCAGTGCGCTAAGTGACCCGCTCAAACTCAAACTCACCGACGAGGTCGAGATCGACACCAGCCGCGACATCGCCTGA
- a CDS encoding DUF7537 family lipoprotein translates to MRRTIAILAVAVLLLGAGCTALAPGEDPDASPTEPTETPATETDDESAADEQPWIDDGELDADALEGAHVDAVMDTGSFTVASEIASTHDGEDPPIPWFENQTLDTAWNLESERQLFDNEFRDTPEQLTLYAEGDTMYVREIAGDDTQYSADAIDRTAEEFTEEMRSDARTGTGAIYEWSFTFEGTQQCGELTCYRFSGSDFEGDRDVPETVTDGEATLVVDERGIIRELTQEFEGETDGQAVRVVQTSEYLDVGGTTLPEPAWVEDAREEAGGSD, encoded by the coding sequence ATGCGACGAACGATTGCAATTCTCGCGGTCGCGGTTCTGTTGCTCGGGGCGGGTTGTACAGCACTCGCGCCGGGAGAGGACCCGGACGCATCGCCGACGGAGCCGACCGAAACGCCGGCGACCGAGACCGACGACGAGTCCGCGGCAGACGAGCAGCCGTGGATCGACGACGGCGAACTCGACGCAGATGCGCTCGAGGGGGCTCACGTTGACGCAGTGATGGACACGGGGAGCTTCACAGTCGCCTCGGAGATCGCCAGCACTCACGACGGGGAGGATCCCCCGATCCCGTGGTTCGAAAACCAGACGCTCGACACCGCCTGGAACCTCGAAAGCGAGCGCCAGCTCTTCGACAACGAGTTCCGCGACACCCCCGAGCAGTTGACTCTCTACGCCGAGGGTGACACGATGTACGTTCGCGAGATCGCCGGCGACGACACACAGTACTCCGCCGACGCGATCGATCGAACGGCCGAAGAGTTCACCGAGGAGATGCGCTCGGACGCCCGTACCGGAACGGGAGCGATCTACGAGTGGAGCTTCACGTTCGAGGGGACACAACAATGCGGGGAGCTGACCTGCTATCGGTTCTCCGGCTCCGACTTCGAGGGCGACCGGGACGTTCCCGAGACCGTGACCGACGGCGAGGCGACGCTCGTCGTCGACGAGCGGGGGATCATCCGGGAGCTCACCCAGGAGTTCGAGGGCGAGACAGACGGACAGGCCGTCCGCGTCGTCCAGACCAGCGAGTACCTGGACGTCGGCGGGACGACGCTACCGGAGCCGGCGTGGGTCGAAGACGCCCGCGAGGAAGCCGGCGGAAGCGACTGA
- a CDS encoding NusA-like transcription termination signal-binding factor produces MRVTLSDEARRYIGRFDELTGVTPRDCLVEEDRLVFVVPPGEMHEAIGPGGRTVDRVEAELGRGVQLVEYAETPEAFVANALAPAAVRAVTISEQNDRVAYVEVEPADRGVAIGTDGRTIETARRLAGRHHDVDDVQLT; encoded by the coding sequence ATGCGGGTGACGCTTTCGGACGAGGCGCGCCGTTACATCGGTCGGTTCGACGAGCTGACGGGGGTTACCCCGCGTGACTGCCTGGTCGAGGAGGACCGTCTGGTGTTCGTCGTTCCCCCCGGGGAGATGCACGAGGCGATCGGACCGGGCGGTCGGACCGTCGACCGCGTCGAAGCGGAGCTGGGGCGGGGGGTCCAGCTGGTGGAGTACGCCGAGACGCCGGAGGCGTTCGTGGCGAACGCGCTCGCGCCGGCCGCGGTCAGGGCCGTCACGATCTCCGAGCAGAACGACCGGGTGGCGTACGTCGAAGTCGAACCGGCCGACCGCGGGGTCGCGATCGGAACCGACGGCCGAACCATCGAGACGGCACGTCGGCTCGCGGGACGGCACCACGACGTCGACGACGTCCAACTCACGTAA
- the rpoA2 gene encoding DNA-directed RNA polymerase subunit A'', translated as MRGRDWTKRRVSTRRWNPMTETDYDNVTEDIEAIVEDTELPRRLRDEVYETIDRKCAEYGAITTEQASDIAEAVENRYRQTRVDPLDPVGTVSAQSIGEPGTQMSVPYDERVIVRKDGESDIVDIGELVDGVIDSRETRTFDGHEVALAPEGMEALSLGEDEQVRWKTVEEVSRHGTPDELLQFQLESGRTIRATKAHSFVIKQNDEIVPVAGDSLDVGDELPVVGEFDPAIGRADFTAFEPEQTVTDGGVAVTTTAQDDRYDDTVVWDRIESIETVTSDYEHVYDLSVEGLETFTTAEGVVTHNTMNTFHYAGVAEIDVTQGLPRLIELVDARKTPDTPMMTVHLDGEYAKEREKAHEVVWSIEATKILALGDVSTNVADMLVQIDLNEETLLERWPTYDDPNVVAEEIAETIEDALGVDTRQQGTLVEFGPPSPSYRQLLQLVEQLRDVVFKGIEEVDRVVIRKEEIDAGEEFVLYTEGSAFGDVLEIEGVDPTRTTCNNIHEIYRTLGVEAARETIINETNTTLEEQGLGDVNVRHLMLVADIMTNRGTIESIGRHGISGSKDSVLARAAFEVTVNHLLDAAIHGERDDLNGVIENVIVGKPISLGTGDVDLRMGTTGGSGSPRTSDD; from the coding sequence ATGCGGGGCCGGGACTGGACAAAGCGCAGGGTTTCGACGCGGAGGTGGAATCCGATGACTGAAACCGACTACGACAACGTCACCGAGGACATCGAGGCGATCGTCGAGGACACGGAACTCCCGCGGCGGCTCAGGGACGAGGTGTACGAGACGATCGACCGGAAGTGCGCCGAGTACGGCGCGATCACCACAGAGCAAGCAAGCGACATCGCGGAGGCGGTGGAGAACCGGTACCGTCAGACGCGAGTTGATCCACTCGATCCGGTGGGGACTGTGAGCGCACAGTCGATCGGGGAACCCGGAACGCAGATGAGCGTTCCCTACGACGAACGCGTGATCGTCCGAAAGGACGGCGAAAGCGACATCGTCGATATCGGTGAGTTAGTTGACGGCGTCATCGACTCACGGGAAACACGGACGTTTGACGGACACGAGGTCGCGCTGGCCCCCGAGGGAATGGAGGCGCTAAGCCTCGGCGAAGACGAACAGGTACGCTGGAAAACCGTCGAGGAGGTCAGCCGGCACGGGACGCCCGATGAACTGCTCCAGTTCCAACTCGAATCCGGCCGAACGATTCGGGCGACGAAGGCGCACTCGTTCGTGATCAAACAGAACGACGAAATCGTTCCGGTCGCCGGCGACTCCCTTGACGTCGGTGACGAACTCCCTGTCGTGGGTGAGTTCGATCCGGCCATCGGACGTGCCGACTTCACTGCTTTCGAACCCGAACAGACGGTAACCGACGGCGGTGTGGCGGTGACGACGACTGCTCAAGACGACAGGTATGACGATACAGTCGTCTGGGATCGAATCGAGTCGATCGAGACAGTCACCAGCGACTACGAACACGTGTACGATCTCTCGGTCGAAGGACTGGAGACGTTCACGACCGCGGAAGGTGTCGTGACTCACAACACCATGAACACCTTCCATTACGCTGGCGTCGCCGAAATCGACGTCACGCAGGGGCTACCCCGGCTCATCGAGCTGGTGGACGCCCGGAAGACGCCGGACACGCCGATGATGACCGTCCATCTCGATGGCGAGTACGCCAAGGAGCGCGAGAAGGCACACGAGGTGGTGTGGTCGATCGAGGCGACGAAGATCCTGGCGCTGGGTGACGTCTCGACGAACGTCGCCGACATGCTGGTCCAGATCGACCTCAACGAGGAGACGCTGCTGGAGCGGTGGCCCACCTACGACGACCCGAACGTCGTCGCAGAGGAGATCGCCGAGACGATCGAGGACGCGCTGGGGGTGGACACCCGCCAGCAGGGGACGCTCGTGGAGTTCGGCCCGCCGAGTCCCTCCTACCGGCAGCTGCTGCAGCTTGTCGAACAGCTCCGGGATGTCGTCTTCAAGGGCATCGAGGAGGTCGACCGCGTCGTCATCCGGAAAGAAGAGATCGACGCCGGCGAGGAGTTCGTCCTCTACACCGAGGGGTCGGCGTTCGGGGACGTCCTCGAGATCGAGGGCGTGGACCCGACCCGGACGACGTGCAACAACATCCACGAGATCTACCGGACGCTCGGCGTCGAGGCCGCCCGCGAGACGATCATCAACGAGACGAACACCACCCTCGAGGAGCAGGGGCTGGGCGACGTCAACGTCCGACACCTGATGCTGGTGGCCGACATCATGACGAACCGCGGCACGATCGAGTCGATCGGCCGCCACGGCATCTCCGGCTCGAAGGACTCCGTGCTCGCACGGGCGGCCTTCGAGGTGACGGTGAACCACCTGCTGGACGCGGCGATCCACGGCGAGCGGGACGACCTCAACGGTGTCATCGAGAACGTCATCGTCGGCAAGCCGATCTCGCTGGGAACCGGCGACGTCGATCTCCGGATGGGGACCACCGGCGGCTCCGGCTCCCCACGGACCTCGGACGACTGA